The following proteins are encoded in a genomic region of Streptomyces sp. NBC_01723:
- a CDS encoding alpha/beta fold hydrolase, with protein sequence MPVITVNDIRINYYDSAPPGGGGSAPAVLLVMGSGGSGRAWHLHQVPALVAAGHRVISFDNRGIAPSEECPGGFGIDDLVADTAALVEELRLGPCRVAGISMGAHIAQELALSRPDLVDRLVLMATRARPDALREALCRAEMELYDQGVELPAAYEAVVQAMQNLSPRTLDNDRQARDWLDVLELTRVSGPGHRAQLGVGMMPDRREAYRGIRAATRVIAFQDDLIAPPHLGREVADAIPGAEYELVPDCGHYGYLESPDAVNKSLVEFLRR encoded by the coding sequence ATGCCTGTCATCACCGTCAACGACATCCGGATCAACTACTACGACAGCGCGCCGCCGGGAGGTGGCGGCTCGGCACCGGCCGTGCTGCTGGTGATGGGCTCGGGCGGCAGCGGCCGGGCCTGGCACCTGCACCAGGTGCCCGCCCTGGTCGCCGCCGGCCACCGGGTGATCAGCTTCGACAACCGGGGCATCGCCCCCAGCGAGGAGTGCCCCGGCGGCTTCGGCATCGACGACCTGGTCGCCGACACCGCGGCGCTCGTCGAGGAACTCCGCCTGGGCCCCTGCCGGGTGGCCGGCATCTCCATGGGCGCCCACATCGCCCAGGAACTGGCCCTGTCCCGGCCCGACCTCGTGGACCGGCTGGTGCTGATGGCGACCCGGGCCCGCCCGGACGCCCTGCGCGAGGCGCTGTGCCGCGCGGAGATGGAGCTGTACGACCAAGGGGTCGAGCTGCCCGCCGCCTACGAGGCGGTCGTGCAGGCCATGCAGAACCTCTCGCCCCGCACCCTCGACAACGACCGGCAGGCCCGCGACTGGCTCGACGTGCTGGAACTGACCCGGGTCTCCGGGCCGGGGCACCGGGCCCAGCTCGGCGTCGGCATGATGCCCGACCGGCGCGAGGCGTACCGCGGCATCCGGGCCGCCACCCGCGTCATCGCCTTCCAGGACGACCTGATCGCCCCGCCCCACCTGGGCCGGGAGGTCGCCGACGCGATCCCCGGCGCCGAGTACGAGCTGGTGCCCGACTGCGGGCACTACGGCTATCTGGAGTCACCGGACGCGGTGAACAAGAGCCTCGTCGAATTCCTGCGTCGGTGA
- the hasP gene encoding 3-hydroxyasparagine phosphotransferase has protein sequence MTPDDRHLLGLALEVCPGFAPGEVVYRSRTSLVVGGSLDGVEALAKVRTPDWRRQCLREIDTYDLFDAVAPPVPVPRRFASDKERAVLVMERLAGEVLAPDRFPVTPVSREDLDGVLAAVERLRHWHPALAEGWSVDYRGMLEGVHAQGVFDDAHWASLLRLLELCGEPREFGHGDLVLANVVRSRGRQVLIDWASSALYLPCLDLAQLWMLLGDVPGARARIEVAVAERADERDGMMPFLVNLTLLLYRERRAHRRFTDDASRARAVRLDAAWELTRHRVRQCLATAG, from the coding sequence CTGACGCCCGACGACCGCCACCTGCTCGGGCTGGCCCTGGAGGTGTGCCCCGGCTTCGCCCCCGGCGAGGTCGTCTACCGCAGCCGCACCTCCCTGGTGGTGGGCGGGTCCCTGGACGGCGTCGAGGCGCTGGCCAAGGTGCGCACCCCCGACTGGCGGCGCCAGTGCCTGCGTGAGATCGACACGTACGACCTGTTCGACGCGGTGGCGCCGCCGGTGCCGGTGCCCCGGCGGTTCGCCTCCGACAAGGAGCGTGCCGTGCTGGTCATGGAGCGGCTCGCCGGGGAGGTGCTGGCGCCCGACCGGTTCCCGGTCACGCCCGTCTCCCGCGAGGACCTGGACGGGGTGCTGGCGGCGGTGGAGCGGCTGCGCCACTGGCACCCCGCGTTGGCCGAGGGCTGGTCGGTGGACTACCGGGGCATGCTGGAGGGCGTGCACGCCCAGGGCGTCTTCGACGACGCGCACTGGGCGTCGCTGCTCCGGCTCCTCGAACTGTGCGGCGAGCCCCGCGAGTTCGGCCACGGCGACCTGGTCCTCGCCAACGTGGTCCGCAGCCGCGGCCGGCAGGTCCTGATCGACTGGGCGAGCAGCGCCCTGTACCTGCCCTGCCTCGACCTCGCCCAGCTCTGGATGCTGCTCGGGGACGTCCCCGGCGCCCGGGCCCGGATCGAGGTGGCGGTGGCCGAACGCGCCGACGAGCGGGACGGGATGATGCCGTTCCTGGTGAACCTGACGCTGCTGCTCTACCGCGAGCGCCGCGCCCACCGGCGGTTCACCGACGACGCCTCGCGGGCCCGGGCGGTGCGGCTCGACGCCGCCTGGGAGCTGACCCGGCACCGGGTCCGGCAGTGCCTGGCGACGGCGGGCTGA
- a CDS encoding ABC transporter ATP-binding protein: MTSTQTRERPPAPDAGAKSAPEPGPPAPPARKVGLRSLFPYLQGYWPTLGIVAVLSLVVTLLTLSQPVLTRDVLTDIEADRPVGRLVALLIGVLIVVAVLGGVRDYLLQRAAEGLVLTARRRLVARLLRLPITEYDRRRTGDMLSRVGADTTMLRAVVTSGLFDTVTNVVMVGGSALMMCLIDPTLFAATALGLGLGVLAVVGLSRRVRGASRDAQDRIGEMTSAVERAISAVRTIRASGAEEREGHAVDGYAKEAYHAGMRIARLQAMINPITSTTIQVAFLVVLGLGGARVASGAIQVGDMVAFVLFLFMLWFPLGRALTAYSRLQSGLGALQRIEEMVDLPQETDSAAAGTLTVRERTRPDAETGAGRPPAIEFDRVSFGYDDGETVLRNVSLTVPRGTRTALVGPSGAGKSTLLSLVERFYDVTSGVVRVGGTDVRDLPRRELRQRLGYVEQSAPVLAGTVRDNLSLAAPDATDDAMREVLRSVNLLGVVERAPLGLDTEVGEGGVLLSGGERQRLALARTFLAAPPIMLLDEATSNLDARNEALMREAIGTVTADRTLLVVAHRLSTVVDSDQIVVLEHGEVVAAGRHEELTGTSPLYRELASHQLLIQ, from the coding sequence ATGACGAGCACGCAGACCAGGGAGCGACCGCCCGCTCCGGACGCCGGGGCGAAGAGCGCGCCGGAACCCGGGCCGCCGGCCCCGCCCGCCCGTAAGGTCGGGCTGCGCTCCCTGTTCCCGTATCTCCAGGGCTACTGGCCGACGCTGGGGATCGTCGCGGTGCTCTCGCTGGTGGTGACCCTCCTCACCCTCAGCCAGCCGGTGCTCACCCGCGACGTGCTCACCGACATCGAGGCGGACCGGCCGGTGGGCCGGCTGGTCGCCCTGCTCATCGGCGTCCTCATCGTCGTGGCCGTGCTCGGCGGCGTCCGCGACTACCTGCTCCAGCGGGCCGCCGAGGGGCTGGTCCTGACCGCCCGGCGGCGGCTGGTGGCCCGGCTGCTGCGGCTGCCCATCACCGAGTACGACCGGCGCCGCACCGGCGACATGCTCTCCCGGGTCGGCGCCGACACCACGATGCTGCGCGCGGTGGTCACCTCGGGCCTGTTCGACACCGTGACCAACGTCGTCATGGTCGGCGGCTCCGCGCTCATGATGTGCCTGATCGACCCCACCCTGTTCGCCGCCACCGCCCTCGGCCTCGGCCTCGGCGTCCTCGCCGTCGTCGGGCTCTCCCGCCGGGTGCGGGGCGCCTCCCGCGACGCCCAGGACCGGATCGGCGAGATGACGTCCGCCGTCGAGCGCGCCATCTCCGCCGTCCGCACGATCCGCGCCAGCGGCGCCGAGGAACGCGAGGGGCACGCCGTCGACGGCTACGCCAAGGAGGCGTACCACGCCGGTATGCGCATCGCCCGGCTCCAGGCGATGATCAACCCGATCACGTCCACCACCATCCAGGTCGCGTTCCTCGTGGTCCTCGGCCTGGGCGGCGCCCGGGTGGCCAGCGGCGCCATCCAGGTCGGCGACATGGTCGCCTTCGTGCTGTTCCTGTTCATGCTCTGGTTCCCGCTCGGCCGCGCGCTGACCGCCTACTCCCGGCTCCAGTCCGGGCTCGGCGCCCTCCAGCGCATCGAGGAGATGGTGGACCTGCCGCAGGAGACCGACAGCGCCGCCGCGGGGACGCTGACCGTGCGGGAGCGGACCCGGCCCGATGCGGAGACCGGCGCCGGACGGCCGCCCGCGATCGAGTTCGACCGGGTCAGCTTCGGCTACGACGACGGCGAGACGGTCCTGCGGAACGTGTCCCTCACCGTCCCCCGCGGCACCCGCACCGCCCTGGTCGGCCCCTCCGGGGCGGGCAAGTCCACGCTGCTGTCGCTGGTGGAACGGTTCTACGACGTCACCTCGGGCGTCGTACGGGTCGGCGGCACCGACGTACGCGACCTGCCGCGCCGGGAGCTGCGCCAACGCCTCGGCTACGTCGAGCAGTCGGCGCCCGTCCTCGCCGGCACCGTCCGCGACAACCTGTCCCTGGCCGCGCCCGACGCCACCGACGACGCCATGCGGGAGGTGCTGCGCTCGGTCAACCTCCTGGGCGTCGTCGAGCGGGCGCCGCTCGGCCTGGACACCGAGGTCGGCGAGGGCGGCGTCCTGCTCTCCGGCGGCGAACGGCAGCGGCTCGCCCTGGCCCGCACCTTCCTCGCCGCGCCGCCGATCATGCTGCTCGACGAGGCGACCAGCAACCTCGACGCCCGCAACGAGGCCCTGATGCGGGAGGCCATCGGCACCGTCACCGCCGACCGCACGCTGCTCGTGGTCGCCCACCGGCTCTCCACCGTCGTGGACAGCGACCAGATCGTCGTCCTGGAACACGGCGAGGTCGTCGCCGCGGGCCGGCACGAGGAACTGACCGGCACCAGCCCCCTCTACCGCGAACTGGCCAGCCACCAGCTGCTCATCCAGTAG
- a CDS encoding clavaminate synthase family protein produces the protein MAANAARSAPRYDVTLNQSDAELVEEIAWKLATQATGRPDDAEWVEAARNAWHEWPANLRKKLAEFRRDSGPDGGMLLRGLPVDSMGLPPTPAVNGSVQREPSLGAAVLLMVACGLGDPGAFRPEKNGALVQDVVPVPGMEEFQGNAGSTLLTFHNENAFHEHRPDFVMLLCLRADPTGRAGLRTACIRQVLPLLSDRTVDALWAPEFITAPPPSFNLSGPGEAAGPVLLGDPSDPDLRVDLAATEPVTERAAEALRELQAHFDATATTHRLAPGELAIVDNRVTVHGRTEFTPRYDGTDRWLQRTFVLTDLRRCRAMRPADGYVLGDAPQPA, from the coding sequence ATGGCTGCGAATGCCGCACGGTCGGCGCCGCGTTACGACGTGACGCTGAACCAGTCGGACGCGGAACTCGTCGAGGAAATAGCCTGGAAGCTCGCCACTCAGGCGACCGGGCGGCCCGACGACGCCGAATGGGTCGAGGCGGCCAGGAACGCCTGGCACGAATGGCCCGCGAACCTGCGCAAGAAACTCGCCGAATTCCGCCGGGACTCGGGACCGGACGGCGGCATGCTGCTGCGCGGGCTGCCGGTCGACTCGATGGGGCTGCCGCCGACCCCGGCGGTCAACGGCTCCGTGCAGCGCGAGCCCTCGCTGGGCGCCGCGGTGCTGCTGATGGTGGCCTGCGGACTGGGCGACCCCGGCGCGTTCCGGCCGGAGAAGAACGGGGCCCTCGTCCAGGACGTCGTCCCCGTGCCGGGGATGGAGGAGTTCCAGGGCAACGCCGGCTCGACCCTGCTGACGTTCCACAACGAGAACGCCTTCCACGAGCACCGCCCCGACTTCGTGATGCTGCTGTGCCTGCGGGCCGACCCCACGGGCCGGGCGGGCCTGCGCACCGCCTGCATCCGGCAGGTGCTCCCACTGCTCTCCGACCGCACCGTGGACGCCCTGTGGGCACCGGAGTTCATCACCGCCCCGCCGCCGTCCTTCAACCTGAGCGGCCCCGGCGAGGCGGCGGGGCCCGTCCTCCTCGGCGACCCGTCGGACCCCGACCTCCGGGTGGACCTGGCCGCCACCGAACCGGTCACCGAACGCGCCGCCGAGGCCCTGCGGGAACTCCAGGCCCACTTCGACGCCACCGCGACCACCCACCGCCTCGCCCCGGGCGAACTGGCGATCGTCGACAACCGGGTCACCGTCCACGGCCGCACCGAGTTCACGCCCCGCTACGACGGCACCGACCGCTGGCTCCAGCGCACCTTCGTGCTGACCGACCTGCGCCGCTGCCGCGCGATGCGCCCGGCCGACGGCTACGTGCTCGGAGACGCGCCACAGCCCGCCTGA
- a CDS encoding nucleotide pyrophosphatase/phosphodiesterase family protein has protein sequence MPRLSALRDAGAGARLDTVLPAVTCSVQSTLLTGAPPAEHGVVGNGWYFRELGDVLLWRQHNRLVGGEKVWQAARALRPGYTVANVCWWYAMGADVDWTVTPRPVYYADGRKEPDCYTHPASLHDELTDRLGPFPLFHYWGPTAGIVSSRWIADAARHLNRTHRPDLNLVYVPHLDYDLQRYGPDSRRARRAAAELDRTLAPLLDEARRDGVTVVVLSEYGITPVSRPVDVNRALRRAGLLAVHTQDGMEYLDPWTSRAFAVADHQVAHVYVRDPADLPRVEELLHGLDGVAEVLDERGKKEHGLDHERAGELVAVARPEAWFTYYYWLDDARAPDFARTVEIHRKPGYDPAELAFDHNAPVAARRRAATALARKKLGLRYTMNVVPLDGSRVRGSHGRLPDDPRDAPVLLVSDPHAPLGEAVAATEVKELLLGLAGLTGT, from the coding sequence ATGCCCCGTCTCTCGGCGCTCCGCGACGCCGGCGCGGGCGCCCGCCTGGACACCGTGCTGCCCGCGGTCACCTGCTCGGTGCAGTCGACGCTGCTGACCGGGGCGCCGCCCGCGGAGCACGGCGTCGTCGGCAACGGCTGGTACTTCCGCGAGCTGGGCGACGTACTGCTGTGGCGGCAGCACAACCGGCTCGTCGGCGGCGAGAAGGTGTGGCAGGCGGCCCGCGCGCTGCGGCCCGGCTACACCGTCGCCAACGTCTGCTGGTGGTACGCCATGGGCGCCGACGTCGACTGGACGGTGACCCCCCGGCCCGTCTACTACGCCGACGGCCGCAAGGAACCCGACTGCTACACCCACCCGGCGTCCCTCCACGACGAACTCACCGACCGGCTCGGGCCGTTCCCGCTCTTCCACTACTGGGGCCCCACCGCCGGCATCGTCTCCTCCCGCTGGATCGCCGACGCGGCCCGCCACCTGAACCGCACGCACCGGCCCGACCTGAACCTGGTCTACGTACCGCACCTCGACTACGACCTCCAGCGGTACGGACCGGACAGCCGCCGTGCCCGCCGGGCCGCCGCCGAACTGGACCGCACCCTGGCGCCGCTGCTGGACGAGGCCCGCCGCGACGGTGTCACCGTCGTGGTGCTCAGCGAGTACGGCATCACCCCGGTCAGCAGGCCCGTCGACGTCAACCGGGCGCTGCGGCGGGCCGGGCTGCTGGCCGTGCACACCCAGGACGGCATGGAGTACCTGGACCCCTGGACGTCCCGCGCCTTCGCCGTCGCCGACCACCAGGTGGCGCACGTCTACGTCCGCGACCCCGCCGACCTGCCCCGGGTCGAGGAGCTGCTGCACGGCCTCGACGGGGTCGCCGAGGTGCTCGACGAGCGGGGGAAGAAGGAGCACGGCCTCGACCACGAGCGGGCCGGGGAACTCGTCGCGGTCGCCCGGCCCGAGGCCTGGTTCACCTACTACTACTGGCTGGACGACGCGCGGGCCCCGGACTTCGCCCGCACCGTCGAGATCCACCGCAAGCCCGGCTACGACCCGGCCGAGCTGGCCTTCGACCACAACGCCCCGGTGGCGGCCCGGCGCCGCGCGGCGACCGCGCTGGCCCGCAAGAAGCTCGGCCTGCGCTACACCATGAACGTCGTCCCGCTGGACGGCTCCCGGGTCCGCGGCAGCCACGGACGGCTGCCCGACGACCCCCGGGACGCGCCCGTGCTGCTCGTCTCCGACCCGCACGCGCCCCTGGGGGAGGCCGTCGCCGCGACGGAGGTCAAGGAGCTGCTCCTCGGCCTGGCCGGGCTCACCGGAACCTGA
- the eboE gene encoding metabolite traffic protein EboE, translated as MRLTHPDGTTVHLAYCTNVHAAEDLDGVLAQLARYGEPVRERLGADRIGLGLWLAAPVVTALTADRSALDLLRKELDLRGIEVVTLNAFPYAGFHAPTVKKAVYRPDWTERPRLDHTLACARVLAELLPPDAARGSVSTLPLAWRAPRSPERDDLARRHLDLLAEGLAAVATDTGRTVRVGFEPEPGCLIETTGQAVRRLADADHAWLGVCVDTCHLAVAFEEPGPALTRLAAALPVVKTQASCAVHADRPADPAARAALAAFAERRFLHQTRQTAPDGPLAADDLPEALAGALPGDDAWRVHYHVPVQRDLPPPLRSTRPELVAALTTLLGGPAALTDHVEVETYTWPVLPGAPDGGGLVDGIAGELAWTRSTLTALGLTEETTP; from the coding sequence GTGCGCCTGACGCACCCCGACGGCACCACCGTCCACCTCGCCTACTGCACCAACGTGCACGCGGCCGAGGACCTGGACGGCGTCCTCGCCCAGCTGGCCCGCTACGGCGAGCCGGTGCGCGAGCGGCTCGGCGCCGACCGGATCGGCCTGGGCCTCTGGCTGGCTGCGCCGGTCGTCACCGCCCTGACCGCCGACCGCTCCGCGCTCGACCTGCTCCGCAAGGAACTCGACCTGCGCGGCATCGAGGTCGTCACCCTCAACGCCTTCCCCTACGCGGGCTTCCACGCCCCGACCGTCAAGAAGGCCGTCTACCGCCCCGACTGGACCGAGCGGCCCCGCCTCGACCACACCCTGGCCTGCGCCCGCGTCCTCGCGGAGCTGCTGCCGCCCGACGCCGCCCGGGGCTCGGTCTCCACGCTGCCGCTGGCCTGGCGGGCACCCCGGTCGCCGGAGCGCGACGACCTCGCCCGGCGCCACCTCGACCTGCTCGCCGAGGGCCTGGCCGCCGTCGCGACGGACACCGGGCGCACCGTGCGCGTGGGGTTCGAACCGGAGCCGGGCTGCCTGATCGAGACGACCGGGCAGGCGGTGCGCCGGCTCGCGGACGCCGACCACGCCTGGCTCGGCGTCTGCGTGGACACCTGCCACCTCGCCGTCGCCTTCGAGGAGCCGGGGCCCGCGCTCACCCGGCTCGCGGCGGCCCTGCCCGTCGTCAAGACCCAGGCGTCCTGCGCGGTGCACGCCGACCGGCCGGCCGATCCGGCGGCCCGCGCCGCGCTGGCCGCCTTCGCCGAACGGCGTTTCCTGCACCAGACCAGGCAGACCGCGCCGGACGGCCCCCTCGCCGCCGACGACCTGCCCGAGGCGCTGGCGGGCGCGCTCCCCGGCGACGACGCGTGGCGGGTCCACTACCACGTGCCCGTCCAGCGCGACCTGCCGCCGCCCCTGCGCAGCACCCGGCCCGAACTGGTCGCCGCGCTGACCACGCTGCTCGGCGGACCGGCCGCGCTCACCGACCACGTGGAGGTCGAGACCTACACCTGGCCGGTGCTGCCGGGCGCCCCCGACGGCGGCGGACTCGTCGACGGCATCGCCGGTGAACTCGCCTGGACCCGCTCCACCCTGACCGCCCTCGGCCTGACGGAGGAGACCACCCCGTGA
- a CDS encoding TatD family hydrolase — protein sequence MTRIFDPHIHMTSRTTDDYEAMAAAGVRALVEPAFWLGQPRTGVSSFTDYFDSLLGWEPYRAEQFSIRHHCALALNPKEANDPRLDGVLDVLPDYLVRDRVVAVGEIGYDSMTPAEDKAFAVQLELAVRHDLPALVHTPHRDKAGGTRRTLDMVRESGIAPGRVVVDHLNEVTVRAVADSGCWMGFSIYPDTKMSEDRMVALLREYGTERILVNSAADWGRSDPLKTRRTADAMRAAGFTEDDVDQVLWRNPVAFYGQSGRLELDGPDGTPAEFEGSSIRRGER from the coding sequence GTGACGCGCATCTTCGACCCGCACATCCACATGACGTCCCGCACCACCGACGACTACGAGGCGATGGCCGCCGCCGGGGTCCGGGCCCTGGTCGAACCCGCCTTCTGGCTCGGTCAGCCGCGCACCGGTGTCAGCTCCTTCACCGACTACTTCGACTCGCTGCTCGGCTGGGAGCCGTACCGGGCCGAGCAGTTCTCCATCCGGCACCACTGCGCGCTCGCCCTGAACCCCAAGGAGGCCAACGACCCGCGCCTGGACGGAGTGCTCGACGTGCTGCCCGACTACCTGGTCCGGGACCGGGTGGTGGCGGTCGGCGAGATCGGCTACGACTCCATGACACCCGCGGAGGACAAGGCGTTCGCCGTCCAGCTGGAGCTGGCCGTCCGGCACGACCTGCCCGCCCTCGTGCACACCCCGCACCGCGACAAGGCGGGCGGCACCCGCCGCACCCTCGACATGGTCCGCGAGTCCGGCATCGCACCGGGGCGGGTCGTCGTCGACCACCTCAACGAGGTGACGGTGCGCGCCGTCGCGGACAGCGGCTGCTGGATGGGCTTCTCGATCTACCCCGACACCAAGATGAGCGAGGACCGCATGGTCGCGCTGCTGCGCGAGTACGGCACCGAGCGGATCCTGGTCAACTCCGCCGCCGACTGGGGCCGCAGCGACCCGCTGAAGACCCGCCGCACCGCCGACGCCATGCGCGCCGCGGGGTTCACCGAGGACGACGTCGACCAGGTGCTGTGGCGCAACCCGGTCGCCTTCTACGGCCAGAGCGGACGCCTCGAACTCGACGGCCCCGACGGGACGCCCGCCGAGTTCGAGGGCAGCTCCATCCGCCGCGGGGAGAGGTAG
- a CDS encoding EboA domain-containing protein yields MSAGSAGLVAALPPEAAGWLERGRAVVREQPGEVDGLFAVAARKCGRGALGAVPGWSVDDAVRASLLAALPLTGAELAAVVARLYRVGGGPERRAVLRSLALLEADGDLGDLGLPLVEDALRSNDPRLIAAAVGPYGARRLGAHAFRQAVLKCVFTGIPLDRVAGLAGRADAELDRMMADFAAERSAAGRTVPPDVAEYLHTHRVSTEATA; encoded by the coding sequence GTGAGCGCCGGGTCCGCCGGCCTCGTCGCCGCCCTCCCCCCGGAGGCCGCCGGCTGGCTCGAGCGGGGGCGTGCCGTCGTTCGCGAGCAGCCCGGCGAGGTCGACGGCTTGTTCGCGGTCGCCGCGCGGAAGTGTGGGCGGGGCGCGCTGGGCGCCGTGCCGGGGTGGAGTGTCGACGACGCCGTGCGGGCGTCGCTGCTCGCCGCGCTGCCCCTGACCGGTGCCGAGCTGGCCGCCGTCGTGGCGCGGCTGTACCGGGTCGGGGGCGGGCCCGAACGGCGGGCCGTGCTGCGGTCGCTGGCGCTGCTGGAGGCCGACGGCGACCTCGGCGACCTGGGACTGCCGCTGGTCGAGGACGCGCTGCGGTCCAACGACCCGAGGCTGATCGCCGCCGCCGTCGGCCCTTACGGTGCCCGCCGTCTCGGCGCGCACGCGTTCCGGCAGGCCGTCCTCAAATGCGTGTTCACCGGCATCCCGCTGGACCGGGTGGCGGGTCTGGCCGGACGCGCCGACGCCGAACTGGACCGGATGATGGCCGACTTCGCCGCCGAGCGGAGCGCCGCGGGACGGACCGTACCGCCCGACGTCGCCGAGTACCTGCACACCCACCGCGTATCCACGGAGGCCACGGCGTGA
- a CDS encoding sugar phosphate isomerase/epimerase family protein has product MTAPIRFGYGTNGFGDHPLEDALAVLADLGYEGVGLTLDPRHLDPFADDLPRRLDRLATRLDRLGLAVVVETGGRYVLDPWRKHQPVLMSAEGAERRVDLLLRAVRIGAHLGAESVSFWSGAAPADTPRQVVWDRLLSGCATVVEAAAEAGVTLGFEPEPGMFVDTLDAYDELLRRLGGPDPLGLTLDIGHCRCLEPQPVADCVRRCADRLVNVQIEDMRRGTHEHLEFGSGEIDFPPVLAALAGTGYRGLVSVELPRHSHAAPEVARRSLDFLRTAESHTRATARGAAA; this is encoded by the coding sequence ATGACCGCGCCCATCAGATTCGGGTACGGCACCAACGGCTTCGGCGACCATCCGCTGGAGGACGCGCTGGCCGTCCTCGCGGACCTGGGGTACGAGGGCGTCGGCCTCACCCTCGACCCGCGCCACCTCGACCCGTTCGCCGACGACCTGCCCCGGCGGCTGGACCGGCTCGCCACGCGGCTGGACCGGCTCGGTCTCGCCGTCGTCGTCGAGACCGGCGGGCGCTACGTGCTCGACCCCTGGCGCAAGCACCAGCCGGTGCTGATGTCCGCCGAGGGCGCGGAACGCCGGGTCGACCTGCTGCTGCGCGCCGTGCGGATCGGCGCCCACCTCGGCGCGGAGTCGGTGTCCTTCTGGAGCGGCGCCGCCCCGGCGGACACACCCCGGCAGGTGGTGTGGGACCGGCTGCTGTCCGGCTGCGCCACGGTCGTCGAGGCCGCCGCGGAGGCCGGAGTCACCCTGGGCTTCGAGCCCGAGCCCGGCATGTTCGTGGACACCCTCGACGCCTACGACGAACTGCTCCGCAGGCTCGGCGGCCCGGACCCGCTCGGCCTGACCCTGGACATCGGGCACTGCCGCTGCCTGGAGCCGCAGCCCGTCGCCGACTGCGTACGGCGCTGCGCCGACCGGCTGGTCAACGTGCAGATCGAGGACATGCGCCGCGGCACCCACGAGCACCTGGAGTTCGGCAGCGGGGAGATCGACTTCCCGCCCGTGCTCGCCGCCCTGGCCGGCACCGGCTACCGCGGCCTGGTCTCGGTGGAACTGCCCCGCCACAGCCACGCCGCCCCCGAGGTGGCCCGGCGCTCCCTGGACTTCCTGCGCACGGCCGAGTCCCACACCCGCGCCACGGCCCGGGGAGCGGCAGCGTGA
- a CDS encoding SCO3242 family prenyltransferase, with protein sequence MRPLPRARDLARLVRAPAALSVPGDVLAGAAAARLPLRPELLGMVASSVCLYWAGMALNDYADRDLDAVERPERPIPSGAVTPAEARAVAGGLTAAGLGLAVLARGRRGLATAVPLAGVVWAYDLALKPTPAGAAAMAAARALNVLGGAGPGGLRRALPAAATVGVHTGMVTRLSRYEVSGAPPAVPRQALAVGAAVSAAVLVRGHRRPPRDRALAAALTAVYAYGGSAAQLTAARAPSPPHVRRAVAAGIHALIPLQAALTATAGRGTAGAALACALPWARRLGRKVSPT encoded by the coding sequence GTGAGGCCCCTGCCGCGGGCGCGCGACCTGGCCCGCCTGGTCCGGGCCCCGGCCGCGCTGTCGGTGCCCGGTGACGTCCTCGCCGGCGCGGCGGCGGCGCGGCTGCCGCTCCGTCCCGAACTGCTCGGCATGGTGGCGTCCTCGGTCTGCCTGTACTGGGCGGGCATGGCGCTCAACGACTACGCCGACCGCGACCTCGACGCCGTCGAGCGGCCCGAACGCCCCATCCCCTCCGGGGCGGTCACGCCCGCCGAGGCCCGCGCGGTCGCCGGTGGGCTCACGGCGGCCGGCCTCGGCCTCGCGGTGCTCGCGCGCGGTCGGCGGGGGCTGGCGACGGCGGTGCCCCTGGCCGGGGTCGTCTGGGCGTACGACCTCGCGCTGAAACCCACCCCGGCCGGTGCCGCCGCGATGGCGGCGGCCCGCGCGCTGAACGTGCTGGGCGGCGCGGGACCCGGCGGACTGCGCCGGGCGCTGCCCGCCGCGGCCACCGTGGGCGTGCACACCGGCATGGTCACGCGTCTGAGCCGGTACGAGGTGAGCGGTGCGCCGCCCGCCGTCCCCCGGCAGGCCCTCGCCGTCGGCGCGGCGGTCAGCGCCGCCGTGCTGGTGCGCGGCCACCGCCGGCCGCCCCGGGACCGGGCGCTGGCGGCGGCGCTCACGGCCGTGTACGCGTACGGCGGCTCGGCGGCGCAGCTCACGGCCGCGCGGGCGCCGTCTCCGCCGCACGTCCGGCGGGCGGTGGCGGCCGGCATCCACGCGCTGATCCCCTTGCAGGCGGCGCTGACCGCGACCGCCGGACGCGGTACCGCGGGCGCCGCGCTGGCCTGCGCCCTCCCGTGGGCCCGCCGACTCGGCAGAAAGGTGTCCCCCACATGA